Below is a window of Epinephelus fuscoguttatus linkage group LG12, E.fuscoguttatus.final_Chr_v1 DNA.
GCCTAACACCCGCAAATGTATTTAATCATGTCAGTAACCCATACCAGTGTGTACAGAACATACAACTGCATGTAATGTTGTCATTGTGGGCAGGGTGAGAGATTGGAGCACTGAACCAGCCATCAGCAATGCTTTTTAAATATTGCAAAACTTAGTAAATATACAGGCCTCAAATGGATTATCAGCCCAGCTGATAGAGGAGGAAAAATGGGTTTGTAATAGCAGTGTGTTAGCAGTCACTTTCACGTCTGAACTGGATTGAGGGCTATTTAGGCTGCAGAGATTGTCCTCACACAGTTATCTATTAGGAGCACAATCATTGGAGGAAGGCTCTGCATTAATTTATCCTCTGATGAGTTGACGCCTAGAGACTTATGGCTCACACCTACAATTCCTGCCCCTTTGTTGACCCCTTTTTTTACCCATTTTTTAAACCCTGGAGTGCTGCTGATTAAGTCAATTTAGCCAGTCTACATTTCTATCATCATTTACTAATTTCAGACTGTATAATGAAACATGGATAATTAGTCtttgtttggctttacagtgtACTGATGGGGTCGCCTTGCAGGGGGGTAATTACAGGAGTGGTACACCTTTGTTCTGAATTAATTACCATCATTTAGGTAGGGGAAAGTGGTGGTCACTTTGCTCACGCAAATATTCAGCCAGTTGTATGTTAGGTTTCTTAAAAAGAACTCCTGACACAGATGCCAATATAATGTTAATGCATTTAATTTCAAAGAGATCTTATTTGTCATAGATGCAATGTATGATCAATATTAAAAATTCTGACATTTGGCATTATAAcaaatgactgtatataaaggtGGACAAAGTGTCTCTACTTTCTCCCATTGTACAAAAATTAAGCTAAAATATCTAGCgctggtgacgtcatttggagccagagtctggaTAGTCGCTATCTCCAGGGTATAAAGTACTAAAAACCTGAAATGAGTTAGCTTTGAGCACTCCCAGTTCCCTCGTCTaaaagttgatgtttttttttttttggttgttttttttttgaatgggtttggGTTAACGCAAACTGatgagactttcacgttttgttctacgacataaaatacatcagtaaataccctcaTGAATGTTGAAggttttgtttggtttaaaaGATTGAATGCTAACAAGTAGCTTAAGGAGACTACAGAAAGTCATCACGCTGACCATGGCTTTACGGCCTCTCTGTGGTGGCGGCGTTAAGTCATGCAACTCTGGTGTAGTGTGTTTATAACATTAGCTCTTTTGGCGATTGCattgaggcttcaaaactcatgaaagttgtgttcatttgtgaagattatcttgctgaacaaaatgtgtaaatgtcataaatatttgtttgccacagagcttactTTCTGCgaaaatccaaaatccaatggaaaagtCCCACAGGCTTTTTGTCAAGGGAAACCAAGGCAACGCTAACTTCTgcgtcagcctacagaaaaacgtcatccctggcGCACTCTATTGAATTCTCGTCGTCCGACCAGTTGCTAGCAGCACCATTTATAGCGAGCACAGCGCGAGGCACCCACAGCTGTAAATCATGGTTGTCAACGGTGGAACGTACATCAGTGTGGTAGGACCTAGAGATGCACCAATCCAGCTTTTTTCATTTCGACACCGATCCTGAtactgtggctttgagtatcagccaaTATCTGATACCGATCCGacaccatggttgacctaaaaagctatatacctttacatgtagagcagtaaagactagaggcatcaggcattgatgactacacagttctttcctaagatcaaatgaaacaagatgaaacagattaatgcaatgatgaactatttattcctaacaaaaataaactgttgtgcacagcagttgaaatagtgtgaaatacctccacacagcagattctttCCTTCGCTCCATGGCGTATGATGTAGCTCGCGTCGCAATAGATTTACAGGGAAAGGATTGCCTCAGGTATAGTTTGCATTTTTCGATTACCTAGTCATcaattttgatgattttgggGCCGATATTCGTTTcagatatcggatcggtgcatccctagtaggGCTgtaaaaattactcaaaaatgacgtttgaatattccttctaaaaataactaataggttcgaaccattccagtttttttttcttcccattatgtccacaagagggcaaactaatacaaggaaacatacttgtgtatatatattaatacaaggaaatataactacttgtaggtatttttatttcaacataaacgtctatgaaaacatttacatacctacacattaaaacacataaaacaactataacattacattataatCGGCCGCGGACCTCTCACTCGCCCCCCCTTTCTGACCCGTCACGCAGTGTgttcagtgcagcggcccaggccaacgcccacttgcaaagaggacagctgcgcagtgttttttttccctccacaatcaaatatcaattttcacattcgaatgtccatttttttttttcaaatttgaatttaaattcgaatttagaatattcgttgacagccctaatcCCTAGTAGGAACCAcctgaaataaaatatatttgaggGGTACTCTGAGTTTTTGGTTTGGCTCGGCTaatgtcccatccactaacatggaggggCTGGGGAGTCGAACTAAGCCGCGGCCAGTCACCAGGGGATGCTTGAGACATTCTGGCTTCAcgtttggggagctgtcatgacGTCAATCTTTATTTATTGTCAATGGTTAAAACTAAGTACAGGAAGTTCAGTCGTGTCTTAAAAGCATGAAACAAAGTTACTCTTGGCAGTCTAACCATCCATAATGCATTTGGCCGTGGAGGGTCATGACGATAGACTAACTGAAGAAATTAAATCTCTCTTTCTAATTGTCATAATGTTCTTACCTCTCCCGAAGTAAACATCTGGGCCAGAAACTGTGAAGAAAGGATTTTTTTAGGAGTATGGAGGTGGTGGTGTTGTAACTCTTAAGGTAGACTGAAATTAGGAAATTGCAGTGATTTACTAATAGATTAAATAATGAACATCTTTGATGGGAAAGTGGCTGATCAGAAACTTCCTCTGTCTGAATTCTGAAATTGTGCCACGCAttttcaatatatatattaacTGTAATTTTGGACTTGTGCCTGCTTTGTGCCTGGGTTTGGATTTCTAAACGTATTTCATTTTATCGCAAGCTTGACATATTTACCATGTCTGTTTCTGTGATTAAATTGAGAACTATAGACGGCCTTTGGCAGGCGAGCAGGTTGCCGCAGTACTCTGACTGCCATACAGGAACATAAGTTATGTGTCTGCATAGGGAAGAGCAGCCACTGTTTATGAGCATGGCGACCTTCATCCAGTCACCTTGGCTATTTTCACGTCTAGTAATGTCACAGACAAAGGCTTCACACAGTGGGAATGATTTGAGGACtgtgtggttttattttagCAGTGAATCTGAGGTGTTTTTGATGGCTTAAAAGCTTAACTGAAAATGACACAGACAAGACGGGAACTAAGTGCTAAAGAACAAGAGAGAGAACAAGCAGGCCTTTtgtcatgttagcatgctgatagGCCTGCGACCTATAATTATTTTCACTATTGATAAATCTGCCCATTATGTTTTTGAtgaattgttttgtcagtgaaatttCAGATATAGTGAAACATGCTGtgtaatttcccagagcccaaggtgacgtCTTTAAATGGTTTGTTTTATCCGACCAACAGTCCGAAAATCAGAAGATATTCAGTGTATTGTCatgtctgacaaaaaaagcatcaaattctcacTTTTAAGAAGCATAAAACCAGCATAGTTTGgcttttttgcttaaaaaattattaaaacaatTATTCGATTATTAGAATAGTTGCCAGTTAATTTTCTGCCAATCAGCTAATAGATTAATCGACTATGCTTTGGAGCTCTACATGCTGACAATGAAAAATCCAGGTGCTTTTAACTGTCCATGCTttctgcaacaacaacagatcATGATCTTCTAATTCAGGTTTTGGTCCTTTTTTCCAGGTGGCATGACAGTAGCTAAAAAGCCAAAGATGTGAGGTAAAAGGTTTTATACTCTTATTgactatgtttgttttttaccccTCTAGACATCATGTCTTCAAGTCAGCGTCGGTCAGATGTCTACATAAAGGCAGAACCGAGCAGTCCAGAGGGAGGTGGGGGAGGTCGGATCAGTCCTGGCGGTGCCTCCTCGGACTCCTCTCAAAGTGGAGGCGGAGGAACCAGAGGAGATATTGTTAAACGTTATTCCCCGCCACTCTATACGCCGGCTCTGCGTTGCCACTTCAAAGAGGAGTCCGGGGATGTGGCAGAGGAGGGCTCCACTGGAAATGGAGCAGGGCGGTGCAAGTACGCCCTGAGCACGCTACCCAAGAGGCTGTGTTTAGTGTGTGGGGATGTGGCCTCGGGTTACCACTATGGCGTGGCGTCATGTGAGGCCTGCAAAGCGTTCTTCAAGAGAACCATCCAAGGTGCGTGTTGTGGGGGGGTTAAGTGTTTGCATAGCCAACACGTAGAGAACAGTTGTTGTTTTCCCCTGACAGGTTTTACATTTGGAGCGTTTAATTCATGTTAAATGTGGAGCCTTTTGTACGATGCTGACCGCTGTTAACCTACACCTTATGAGAAGTGAATTCAGCAAATAATATTTTAGAAAATTATCCCTTTTACCAATATTTACATTTGTCTTTGTACATACAGCTGCACACTGCCAGTACACCAGTATtgcattaaccctttgaaacttGGAGCATcgcttttcttgtgctgcttttagacgcctttcgcaagtatttaaatctttgaaccctgagcacaTTGAtgcaatttctttcaaaaacacaggaaaaaggCAATTAgcatgtcccacaaattgcagggaaaaaaaaaaacagatttagaaaattaaaaaaaaaaaataggggaaaaaataaaaaaaaaaaactaggaaaaaactatatattattattattattattgcaaaatAGTATAACTTTTAAGCACTCTCTgaaggtcatttccttgtttgtttgtttttaactttttttttttaaattttttttatttcgttttttttttttagttttaactaattttcttgtttttaattttctcttttcactTAATTTCTCCCTATTTTTTTTGGaacatttcttctttcattgctcattgccttcttcccgtatttttaaaagaaatcaagccaatttgctcaggttttaaagggtGAAAGGCTTTAATCTAACTTTCAAACATAAGAGCAATACGTTAAACTAGTTAAAACTATTAAGAAATAGATGTCAGTAGTACAGATagtaatttgaaaaaaaaagtgtgtgtattAGCTACACAGTTCCTATGTTTTTCTGCTTTAATATGTACACGGCTAGCATAGACCCCAAACATTAAATAGCCTATCCACCGAATAAAGAATTAAAGGTATATCAGTCCAATCATGTTAATATTTACTGGCCAAAACGTATGCATATAGGGTATAACTCcagtatttaaataataaaaatgctgCAGTAAAGCAACATGTACTGGGGAGTGAATGTGCAAGAATATCATTGAGTTAACTGATAATCTgcctttataaaataaatgggATATTGTTATGATTTTAGCATAGTATTATTAAAATGTTGTACTGAAAGAACAGGAAGTAATGACCGACACCAAAACACGGTAGAGACTCAGCATAACTTTTTATTACATGACTATTTTGGTACAGACATTAACCCACCAGTGTGGCAGACAGTGTTTTGAGAGTTACCCGCCAAACGGATAATTTACCACATTTCAAGCTTGGCAGGTGTTAATCTCAGACCCTGATGGCAGGTGTGAATAAAGTTATTGTTCTTATCCTGAGTACATTTTTTCCACGATGTATTTATCGTGCAACTTAGCATCATGATGATGATTTAATCAAATACATGATATATTGCGCAGCAGGATTTTTATTACACCTGTATTAGGGATGATAGAGTTTAGGGCATAACAATTAACAAAGGATCACAATACCAGTACCAATTTGGAACAGCTTTGGGCATCCCTAATCTACTAAGTAACTACTGATGGTGTTACTCCTTAACATGTCTCAGCAACTCCATCCAGCTCATACTGGTCTGTTAAACGAAAGCCATGAACACACCGCAGTTGTTTCACTGTATTTGTGTTGGGAAATGTGACGGGCAGGTCAGCTTGTGGGATGTTTAGATCAGAAAGatttaagaaataaaagatggtggttttcattcatatttgtatttcttAGTCTGAAATGTAAAATCGTTTTCTGTTCTTACATAAAGGTAACATTGAATACAGCTGTCCAGCATCTAACGAGTGTGAGATCACCAAGAGGCGCAGAAAGGCTTGTCAGGCATGCCGCTTCACCAAGTGCCTCAAAGTGGGCATGCTGAAAGAGGGTGAGTGTTCTGGTGTGCAGAAGCTCTGCAGCCACTCTTTGATATTACATCTGAAGGGTCTTTGCACCAAGCTTTTAAACGTGGCATAtgtttattctgtgtttgtCCCAATGTAGGAGTTCGCCTCGACAGGGTCAGAGGTGGAAGGCAGAAGTACAAAAGACGCCCAGAAGTGGAGAATGCAACATACCAGAGTGCCCCTCTATCACTGACAAAGGAGGAGAAAGGTgggatttatatttgtgtcttgTTATTAGTTTTTGTTCTACAACAGGCAACATAGTGTAGTGCTACTTCCACGATAATCAGTTTGTGCAAATGAGATGAAAATGCTCAGTAACATGGCTTTTTGTTTAACAATCAAATGACAACTATCAGCCAGAGCTAAAGGACCAACACACTTTACTGTAACAAGCtgaaaaagctgaaaaaatATACCAAGTCAATCCCTTCGTCAATACTAGGTATTTCtttcttcagccattttttggtTAGGGATTTCTTACATGCCACCAATAATACACCCATCAGCCAaaccattaaaaccactgacaggtgaagtgaataattttgattattttgttccaatgcattgttctgctgggaaacctttggttctggcattcatgtggataccacctgacatgctccacccactcaaacactgttgcagaccaagtacccacagtactccccaatggcagcaCAACAGTTTACAATTGGCCTGTGgagcgtgacaaaaagctcaaggtttcgacctggcttctaaattccccaggtcccaatctgcttaaggattcttgtgatgtgccagTACCCCAGATGTtcccctaatccaaggtggggcctccttgaatcggacttggctctgacctgtcgaggcatggacacaggatctctgggagtgtcctgcggtgtctggcaccagtgcaTTGGCagcagatccatttagtccagtgggttgtgaggtgggttaatggcacgtgccacagatgctcattcagattgggatccTGGACaccaggttgacactttgaggtctctgtcacattccttgggtcattcctgagcgatgtttgtagtgtggcatggtgcattatcctgctgggggggccactgccattggggagtactgttgccatgagggtgggtacttggtctgcaacggtgtttgagtgggtggaacatgacaggtggtatccacatgaatgccagaaccaaaggtttcggTGTATTCTTAGCAGATATTAATTCTTGTTCCTCCATTGGAGTTCCTCCAGTCTAATCAGGTACATGAATTCAAAATTCAAGGTTATTttggttagaaaaaaaaaatttaaaaatgccaGTGATTTCAGTCCAAAAGGGATTGTTTTGAGAGATTTCTTGAAGCTGGAGAGTGAGGGGCAGTCTCTGATCTCTCTagggagtgagttccagaggTCGGGAGCAGCAAGGTTGTGGAGAGCTTTATAGGTGATGATGAGGAATTTGAAGTGGATACACTGAGGgatggggagccagtgtaggttaTGAAGAGTGGTGATAATGTTGTCATGGGTGCGGGAGTGTGTGAGAAGGCAAGCAGCTGAATTCTGGAAATATTGTAGTTTGTTGAGTGTTTTGGATGATGAACCGCAGAGGAGAGTATTGCAGCAGTGAAGTCTGGAAGTGATGAAGGCGTGAATAAGTGTCTTGGCAGCTGAAAAAGAGAGGGATGGACGGAGAACGAAATAGAAAGCCTTTTATTGTCAGTGTACAGAAAACACCAAAATTAGGAGCGTTACACCTGATCAGTGCATTAAAAGACACAGAGTTACAAAACTAAACAActatagaaaaacaaacaacgcATGCTCTGAGATTAtaagtaaaatatataaatataatgtaattTTGCTCCTGCATCTCTTCATTAATACAACACagtaaaataacacatttttcctGTCAGTCTTTTGTGTGGAAGCAGGGCTCTACTATGTTTGCTATTGGTCATTAACGTCTGAGAAtaagtttttctttttggcaccagcagcagcagcagcagcaaaaggCATCGTGTTGTTGCCAGGCAATACATTATGAACTGTCAATTGATTGTGTGCTGGCAAGCTACATGTAACTGCCAACAGCAGCAATGTCCAGgcaattaaaaacacagtaatCGACAACAAACAACTAAGCTTGGGGTCGTCGTCGGCAGCAACAGTCCAGCTGGGAGGCCCCTCCTGCACCTTTCTGATTCAGACGCAGAGAGTTCATCTGCTCAGAGTTTaaccttttccttttcttttaaatcaaggaGCTCGGACTGCTTGTCTCAAAAATGGGCGCCGTGCTGGGGTCGGTGAAAGACAAGCTGCCCAAGGCATACAAACAACACATGAAACACTTCAAACCCATTGAAATTGTTTAGAAAACAGCGCCCtctgctgtcaaataaatggCTCAGTGCAAGTCCTAAATCTTTCCTTGGAGCTTTTGATTCTCATAAATCTGGCTGAGGATCTGAGCTAGTTTAAAGCAAAAACTCTCAGTTGTACTCTTAATTAGAATCTGTTAATAGAAAGTCAGTGGCAGGTCTAAAGCCTACATTTAAAATAGGAATATGGAAACTTGCAGCATGAATATAGTGTGGTATGTGGTACAGGGAACCAGTACAGAGCAGCATGTTGTGTACAGCAAAATGTACCTGTTGGTCTTTATCTGTGCATCATAATAATCTGTTCTGTCGTGTCTCCTTTGTGACTTAGGTTCCTCCAACATCATTGTGTCCCACCTTCTAGTGGCCGAGCCAGAGAAGTTATTCGCCATGCCCGACCCTCTGCAGCCTGACACAGCCCAGCGCACGCTCACCACCCTGTGTGACCTTGCCGACCGGGAGCTGGTCGTTATCATTGGCTGGGCCAAACACATTCCTGGTAAGAGATGCGGAGAGGATAAATCAGGGGAGGAGAGGCAGTGATAGCATGGGTGCGACAGTGGAACAGATGTAGTTATCTAATCTGACGGACTAACCTGCGTTGTGCTGCGTCATGTTTCACTCAGGCCATGACTTTTGGGTTTATTTTACAGAACAAGAGTACACCTAGAAGGATACTTAGCATTACAAATGTCCTGTGTGAGCCTGATTCTAATGGCTTAAATTGATAGGTACAACAAAGTTAATAGGTAAAACCAAATTTCTGAACTGATACAGCATTAACTGCCTCACAAGCTAGAGTCAGGCCACCAGCTGCCTACAGTATGCAGCCTATTTGTTTAGCTATTATAAAGACATGGGAGCAGTGCACGCTGTGTCTGCTGACAGCAAAACTGTGAACCTATTTCCTGTTTGCCTCCTCTGCATTTAAAtgcccctctctgtctgtctctctgcaggcTTCCTGTCGCTGTCCCTAGCAGACCAGATGTCTGTGCTGCAGTCGGTGTGGCTGGAGGTGCTGGTGCTCGGCGTAGCGTACCGCTCGCTCGGCTGCGAGGACGAGGTGGTGTTCGCGGAGGATTTTGTCCTTGATGAGGAGATGTCACGTGTCGCTGGACTGACAGAGCTAAATGCAGCAATTAGTCAACTTGCTCGCCGCTTCCGGGCGCTAAACATGGACCGGGAGGAATTTGTCATGTTAAAAGCCATCGCACTCACTAACTCAGGTACTTAATACTTGTGTCGTTGTAAAGTTAATGAAGACAAATAGATTTTGTGGGCAAATTAATCTCATAAAGCTGGTATCAAACTATTGGAATAGAACTATTAACAGTGCCATACTTAATGATGTGTGATCAGTAGCAGTAATTAGACTAAACCGAAACTTCTATCAAACTGAAAAGTGCTCTCTTATGGTAGTATTAGTTTTCTGCAGCCTTTTGTAGTCGAGCCACCTTGCCTGCTGAGGTCAGAGGagattattacatttttatgaaatataATATTAGGCTTATAAAGGGGCAGTGCTCACCACCCCTGCTAGGAAATTCCTTGGGACCTTGCACATAACTGAGTTATTCATAtgaaaaactgctttattagGAATATTTTTAGGCATTTAATAGCTAAAACTAATACAGTCTAGCACAGCAGCCCTGTAATGAAGGTTATAATCTTGTTAAAACTGTTTCAGAGAGGTGAAACTTTATGATCATTTTTGCAGGCATGTGTTACACTGAGAGGTGTTTCTAATATGAAGTATCATGGATAAAATCTCATCATGACACGGCGCAGTTCAGCAGCACCATCTACCTCAGCCACTAAAATGACCAAACAGCTGAATTTGTTCAGTTTAGTGTAcattatttgcacatacatgcacagaaaatacaggaaaaagaaattaaaagtgaGAACATtgaagccaaaaatggctcaTGAAGATACCTCCcctattaaataacaacaatcatacataagaaaaagataaagacGAAGATTGCATGATTAAGAAGTTGTTTTTTGAATAACGATAATTCAGTTGATGATTGTAGAGAAGGAAGAAGGTTGTTCAAAAAGATGCTCCTCTTTATTTCAACGATAACGATCAAGAAAAGTCTGACAATATGGAAGATGAAGGTCCTTAGAGTGTCTGTGGAATATGAGTGAATGTCTGAACAATGTCTTAACACCTCTCTAAAACAGTTTTAACAACGCTAGTAAGATAGCATTAGTTTTAGCAAGGCGTACAGAATAATCTTGCAACTAAACTGAAATTCAAATTATTGAATTTGTAGTCTGCAATTATGGGACGATATGTGGCATTGATAGCAAAAAGGAAACTAACAGATTAGTTCAAGGGGTGCAGACAATAGCTGTGGTTAAAAGGACAATATTTCGATCAGATTGAAATGTCCGTTTACATTTCCCAAATCAGAATGCAACTTTTTTTGACTCCTGCAAAGTGGTCCCGCCCACTGTGGAGTGTCAAACCTAAAGGAAATGTAACAAAGGAagttttttttctaactttattgaggaaaaaaaatcatttcaagAAGAAAAGTAACGTAAGTGTGACCCAGGTTATTTTCCATATCTACAAATTAGCAGTGTCCCCTAAACACCTCGCATGCAGACTATTGGTAACAATTTACCAGTTTTCCCTAAAGGTTTCATATGCATAAGCTACTGCTACTGGTGGCGATGAATGATCATTATATTCAGGTTCTCAACATTGCAGCCTGTAACAACGACCTTTTATAAGGCTACTGTTTCAAAATCAAAGAGCCCTCACATAAGAACAAAGCAGAGCGCTAAATGTTTTTTGAATTTATGAATGATTGTGTCAAAATCAGCAGAGGGAGGTGCAAAGAAACAGCTCTTTGTGCATGTCGTGCAGCTACGTCACCTAAAGTTTGATCAAGTTTGATTAAAAATTCCTCCCGATCAGGCCAGTCTCTTCTGATTGAGTCAGTTAATGTGAGCCGTTTTTATTCATATCAGTCTATTATTCTAATTATAAGTGGAATCTCAGTTagattctgtgtgtgtcagcagccAAAAGGCAGTGACAACAGGTAAAATATTTTGTATCGCCAGTGTTAGGTGCAACGCATGCCTTTCTTGTTTTTGGGAGGTTTCAATACTTCTGCAACGACTATagctaaataaatgtatgtattttataCTTGTATTCTTTGGCAGGCAGATGTGCCACTGCAGAAACATATTACGTCTAATTGTTGTAACAAGGTTACCAGTCATAACCTTTATGTAGTCTTGCCTTTCACTCAAGATTACAGTCAACAGCAGATCATGTAACATGTCCTGCTTGCACTACAGATCCactgtttgtgttgtaaatAAAGGTCGCCCTTAGCTTGTATTTGAGGTAAGTTACTGGGCAACACAAGCTTTTTCTCTGAAGCTGAGAAAATGTAAACTCCCTACACAGTGCCTGACCAATATGCCCCCTGTTGTTCTGTCAGACTCTGTTTACATCGAGGACATGGAGGCTGTGCAGAAGCTGCGAGACCTCCTCCACCAGGCCCTGCTGGAGCTGGAATGTCAGCGGCGCCCAGACGACCCCCAGCGGGCGGGACGCCTCCTTTTAACATTGCCCCTCCTCCGACAGACTGCTGGTCGTGCTCTCACCACCTTCTACAGCATCAAGACCCGGGGTGGTGTACCAATGCACAAACTATTCCTGGAGATGCTGGAAGCCATGATGGACTCTCCCTAGAGCGGCAAGCAGCAGGAGGACGCAGAGAAAAGACCCAACAGAGATCTAGTCTTCAAGAGTGGATGAGTGGATTTGTGAGAAGTGAAAGATTTTATTAGAGAattattaatgaggaaaatgGTCCTTTCCCCTCTTTTTCCATAGGCTACATGAAAGGAACAcgagaaaataaaaacctaagTAAGATGTAACTGCCACGCTTCAGTAAAAAGCTCCGAGATCAAAGAGTGACAACATTTAACATGAACGCCAGActacttctcagtttcaactaATTTCATGGTGTGTTTCATCACAGCGTTGATCTGCAGTTGCATAACCGCTGAAGAACATTTCGGCACCCGAGAACAGACTGCAAACATGTGGCTTTTGAACTTTTTAAAAACGAAGCAACATCTACTCATGGAAGCCATACTAACATATCCGGCGAGAGACTCGAGGGTCCAGTATAGGGTCAGGTTGACATGCACAT
It encodes the following:
- the esrra gene encoding steroid hormone receptor ERR1; its protein translation is MSSSQRRSDVYIKAEPSSPEGGGGGRISPGGASSDSSQSGGGGTRGDIVKRYSPPLYTPALRCHFKEESGDVAEEGSTGNGAGRCKYALSTLPKRLCLVCGDVASGYHYGVASCEACKAFFKRTIQGNIEYSCPASNECEITKRRRKACQACRFTKCLKVGMLKEGVRLDRVRGGRQKYKRRPEVENATYQSAPLSLTKEEKGSSNIIVSHLLVAEPEKLFAMPDPLQPDTAQRTLTTLCDLADRELVVIIGWAKHIPGFLSLSLADQMSVLQSVWLEVLVLGVAYRSLGCEDEVVFAEDFVLDEEMSRVAGLTELNAAISQLARRFRALNMDREEFVMLKAIALTNSDSVYIEDMEAVQKLRDLLHQALLELECQRRPDDPQRAGRLLLTLPLLRQTAGRALTTFYSIKTRGGVPMHKLFLEMLEAMMDSP